DNA sequence from the Schlegelella aquatica genome:
CAGAATGGATTCAACGTGCTCTGCTGGAGCCCCAATTGGGGGCTATCAACCCGGGGAGTAGAGACGCAGACGCTCGGAGCGTTCGGCAGGTGACTCGTTCAGCATTTCGTTGATCACTTGCTGACGAGTTTTCCCTGGGCCCACATTAGGCACAGGCATTGGGTAGTTGCTCTCACCATAAGAAAGGCGGCCTTGCCGCATCGCAGCCTCGGTCTCCGCCTTGACTTGGGCGCGGGTTTTCTCGCTCTTGAAGTGTTCCGGGTGAACGATTACGCCCTTTTCATTGTTGGCAGGATGCTCGTAGGCTGCCGAAGCCATCCCTGGAAGGCCCAGAGCAACCACTGCGGTTGCGGCTGCGATCATGGAAGAAAGGGAGAGGCGTTGTTGGATCATGGTTGAAGCTCCTAAGGAAGAAGGTGGACGAAACTTGCATCTCTCATGCCTTGGTCGGCGTTGAGGAGATGTGTTCATCTTAGGGAGCGCACCCCAACAGAATCTGGACAGCCAGATGACATTGTTGTCAGCTTGATGGCTGTGAGCCACGGTGAGGAAACATCAAGGTGAAGCAGGTTCGCCCGTCGCCCGACGTCGCCGTGACGCTACCGCCGTGGGCCTCAGCGATGGCACGTGTGATGGCCAGGCCCAGCCCGGAG
Encoded proteins:
- a CDS encoding DUF4148 domain-containing protein, which encodes MIQQRLSLSSMIAAATAVVALGLPGMASAAYEHPANNEKGVIVHPEHFKSEKTRAQVKAETEAAMRQGRLSYGESNYPMPVPNVGPGKTRQQVINEMLNESPAERSERLRLYSPG